Proteins from one Kwoniella shivajii chromosome 1, complete sequence genomic window:
- a CDS encoding mitochondrial import inner membrane translocase subunit TIM22 has protein sequence MALPMPTTMPLLAPIYLPGQEPLPPGTSDWEKQEMQTALKYQKYLGMAMESCPLKVTLSGGAGFALGGFFSLMSATFAYEDPLSRASTQLSTRAQTMFVFKEMGRNMWSSGKGFAKVGAIYSGVECCIEGYRAKNDITNAVSAGFLSGAILARSSGLKAAIGGGVAFAAFSGAIDLYLRKEPSE, from the exons ATGGCCCTACCAATGCCCACTACGATGCCCTTACTAGCGCCCATATATTTACCGGGACAAGAACCTTTACCTCCCGGAACAAGTGATTGGGAAAAACAAGAGATGCAGACTGCTCTGAAATATCAGAAGTACCTGGGTATGGCAATGGAGAGTTGTCCGTTGAAAGTGACATTATCAGGTGGTGCAG GTTTCGCTTTGGGAGgattcttttccttgatgtCAGCAACCTTCGCTTATGAAGATCCGTTATCCCGTGCATCAACTCAACTGTCAACGAGGGCGCAAACGATGTTCGTTTTCAAAGAGATGGGTAGAAATATGTGGTCAAGTGGAAAAGGTTTCGCCAAAGTTGGTGCTATATATTCTGGTGTGGAATGCTGTATTGAAGGT TACAGAGCCAAAAACGATATAACCAACGCCGTATCAGCAGGTTTCTTATCAGGTGCTATATTGGCTAGAAGTTCAGGTTTGAAAGCTGCTATTGGAGGTGGTGTCGCGTTTGCCGCTTTCTCAGGTGCTATAGATTTGTATTTGAGGAAAGAACCTTCAGAGTGA